From one Streptomyces sp. 846.5 genomic stretch:
- a CDS encoding 6-phosphofructokinase yields the protein MRIGVLTGGGDCPGLNAVIRGVVRKGVEVYDYEFTGFRDGWRGPLEGATLPLGIPEVRGILPRGGTVLGSSRTNPLKVADGIRKVKENLDKYQVDALIVIGGEDTLGVAATLHDNGVNVVGVPKTIDNDLNATDYTFGFDTAVNIATEAIDRLHTTAESHRRVLVIEVMGRHAGWIALHSGIAGGANVILIPEQRFDMDQVCAWVEQRFRINYAPIVVVAEGAMPVEGQMVLKDDTRDAFGHVRLSGIGEWLAHEIEARTGKEARTTVLGHIQRGGTPSAFDRWLATRFGLHAIDAIHDGDYGSMVALRGTDIVSVPLADATARIKTVEPALYSEFDVFFG from the coding sequence ATGCGGATCGGCGTGCTCACCGGCGGCGGGGACTGCCCCGGGCTCAACGCGGTCATCAGGGGGGTCGTCCGCAAGGGCGTCGAGGTCTACGACTACGAGTTCACCGGTTTCCGGGACGGCTGGCGCGGCCCGCTGGAGGGCGCCACCCTTCCCCTCGGCATCCCGGAGGTCCGGGGCATCCTGCCGCGTGGCGGCACCGTCCTGGGCTCCTCGCGCACCAATCCGCTCAAGGTCGCCGACGGCATCCGCAAGGTCAAGGAGAACCTGGACAAGTACCAGGTGGACGCACTGATCGTGATCGGCGGCGAGGACACCCTCGGGGTCGCCGCCACCCTGCACGACAACGGCGTGAACGTCGTGGGCGTGCCCAAGACCATCGACAACGACCTCAACGCCACCGACTACACCTTCGGGTTTGACACCGCCGTCAACATCGCCACCGAGGCCATCGACCGGCTGCACACCACCGCGGAGTCGCACCGCCGGGTGCTGGTCATCGAGGTGATGGGTCGTCATGCCGGATGGATAGCCCTGCACTCGGGCATCGCGGGCGGCGCCAATGTGATCCTGATTCCCGAGCAGCGGTTCGACATGGACCAGGTCTGCGCCTGGGTCGAGCAGCGCTTCCGGATCAACTACGCGCCGATCGTGGTGGTCGCGGAGGGGGCGATGCCGGTCGAGGGCCAGATGGTGCTCAAGGACGACACCCGCGACGCGTTCGGCCATGTCCGGCTCTCCGGGATCGGGGAGTGGCTGGCGCACGAGATCGAGGCCCGCACCGGGAAGGAGGCGCGGACCACCGTCCTCGGACACATCCAACGAGGCGGCACCCCCAGCGCCTTCGACCGCTGGCTGGCCACCCGCTTCGGCCTGCACGCGATCGACGCGATCCACGACGGCGACTACGGATCGATGGTCGCTCTGCGCGGCACCGACATCGTCAGCGTCCCGCTCGCCGACGCCACCGCCCGGATCAAGACCGTCGAACCCGCGCTGTACTCCGAGTTCGACGTCTTCTTCGGTTAG
- a CDS encoding 3-deoxy-7-phosphoheptulonate synthase class II: MTVETHPEGDGAQGFSWQSLPAAQQPEWPDPEALRKSLADLASYPPLVFAGECDQLRTRLAAVAQGEAFLLQGGDCAEAFDGVSADQIRNKLKTLLQMAVVLTYAASVPVVKVGRIAGQYSKPRSKPTETRDGVTLPVYRGDSVNGFAFTPESRRPDPERLKRMYNASASTLNLVRAFTTGGYADLRQVHAWNQDFVRNSPSGQRYERLAKEIDSALSFMNACGVDPEEFRTVEFYSSHEALVLDYETALTRTDSRTGKLYDVSGHMVWIGERTRQLDHAHIEFASQISNPIGVKLGPTTTVDEALTLIDRLDPKREPGRLTFITRMGAGKVRDNLPELVEKVTASGAVPVWICDPMHGNTFEAETGHKTRRFDDVLDEVKGFFEVHRALGTHPGGIHVELTGDDVTECVGGGDEVFVDDLHQRYETACDPRLNRSQSLDLAFLVAEMYRGA; encoded by the coding sequence GTGACCGTTGAAACCCACCCCGAAGGGGACGGAGCCCAGGGCTTCTCCTGGCAGTCCCTTCCCGCGGCGCAGCAGCCCGAGTGGCCGGACCCCGAGGCTCTGCGCAAGTCCCTTGCGGACCTCGCCTCCTATCCGCCGCTCGTGTTCGCCGGCGAGTGCGATCAGCTGCGCACCCGTCTCGCCGCCGTGGCCCAGGGTGAGGCGTTCCTGCTCCAGGGCGGCGACTGCGCCGAGGCCTTCGACGGCGTTTCGGCGGACCAGATCCGCAACAAGCTGAAGACGCTGCTGCAGATGGCCGTGGTCCTCACCTACGCCGCCTCCGTCCCGGTGGTGAAGGTCGGCCGGATCGCGGGCCAGTACTCCAAGCCGCGCTCCAAGCCCACCGAGACCCGCGACGGCGTGACCCTGCCGGTGTACCGGGGCGACTCGGTGAACGGCTTCGCCTTCACGCCCGAGTCGCGCCGCCCGGACCCGGAGCGGCTGAAGCGGATGTACAACGCCTCCGCCTCCACCCTCAACCTGGTCCGCGCCTTCACCACCGGCGGCTACGCGGACCTCCGCCAGGTCCACGCCTGGAACCAGGACTTCGTCCGCAACTCGCCCTCCGGTCAGCGCTACGAGCGCCTCGCCAAGGAGATCGACAGCGCGCTGTCCTTCATGAACGCCTGCGGGGTGGACCCGGAGGAGTTCCGTACGGTCGAGTTCTACTCCTCGCACGAGGCGCTGGTGCTGGACTACGAGACGGCGCTGACCCGCACCGACTCCCGTACCGGCAAGCTCTACGACGTCTCCGGCCACATGGTCTGGATCGGCGAGCGCACCCGGCAGCTGGACCACGCCCACATCGAGTTCGCCTCGCAGATCAGCAACCCGATCGGGGTGAAGCTCGGCCCGACCACCACCGTGGACGAGGCGCTGACGCTGATCGACCGGCTGGACCCGAAGCGCGAGCCGGGCCGGCTCACCTTCATCACCCGGATGGGCGCGGGCAAGGTCCGCGACAACCTGCCCGAGCTGGTGGAGAAGGTCACCGCGAGCGGCGCCGTGCCGGTGTGGATCTGCGACCCGATGCACGGCAACACCTTCGAGGCGGAGACCGGGCACAAGACCCGCCGCTTCGACGACGTGCTCGACGAGGTCAAGGGCTTCTTCGAGGTGCACCGTGCGCTGGGCACCCACCCGGGCGGCATCCATGTGGAGCTGACCGGCGACGATGTCACCGAGTGCGTGGGGGGCGGCGACGAGGTCTTCGTCGACGACCTGCACCAGCGCTACGAGACGGCCTGCGACCCGCGGCTCAACCGCAGCCAGTCGCTGGACCTGGCGTTCCTCGTAGCGGAGATGTACCGAGGCGCGTAG
- a CDS encoding sulfite oxidase-like oxidoreductase — MGQSENEQARAQEPGEAELPPGQRLQRGWPVLHYGPVPRFKPLTWEFQVFGATVSGDKHSWDHEGFMTLPRTTVTADLHCVTRFSMLGSRWGGVSTATILELAPPAPEVTHVMVWAEYGFSSNLRLADFADESSLFATHRNGDPLTVEHGFPVRLVVPHLYAWKGPKWVRGVEYMTADRRGFWEERGYHNIGDPWAEQRYSYQEVPGDGPEL, encoded by the coding sequence ATGGGTCAGTCCGAGAACGAGCAGGCCAGGGCCCAGGAGCCCGGCGAGGCGGAGCTTCCGCCGGGCCAGCGCCTGCAGCGTGGATGGCCGGTTCTGCACTACGGGCCCGTCCCCCGATTCAAGCCTTTGACGTGGGAGTTCCAGGTATTTGGAGCAACGGTCTCGGGGGACAAGCACAGCTGGGACCACGAGGGATTCATGACCCTGCCGAGAACCACGGTGACCGCGGATCTTCACTGCGTCACCCGTTTCAGCATGCTGGGCAGTCGCTGGGGCGGGGTCTCGACGGCGACCATTCTGGAACTCGCACCGCCGGCCCCAGAAGTCACCCATGTGATGGTATGGGCCGAGTACGGCTTCAGTTCCAACCTGCGCCTCGCCGACTTCGCCGACGAGTCCTCCCTCTTCGCCACGCACCGCAACGGCGACCCGCTCACGGTCGAGCACGGTTTCCCGGTACGCCTCGTCGTCCCGCACCTCTACGCCTGGAAGGGCCCCAAATGGGTCCGCGGCGTCGAGTACATGACCGCCGACCGCCGCGGTTTCTGGGAGGAACGCGGCTACCACAACATCGGCGACCCCTGGGCCGAGCAGCGCTACTCCTACCAGGAGGTCCCGGGCGACGGCCCGGAGCTCTGA
- a CDS encoding S41 family peptidase: protein MTFAEGYFRYPHIHRDAVTFVAEDDVWVAPLGGRAWRVSADQVPVARPRFSPDGSLLAWASTADGAPEVHVAPVEGGPARRLTYWGSAQTSLLGWTPEGEPLAVSTVGRMSRAHPWAFAVPLDGGPARQLPYGRLGGLALEPGGSRALLATANGGREPAHWKRYRGGRAGKLWLGTDGAFARVHQELDGNIDSPMWVGVRIAFLSDHEGVGRLYSSLPDGSDLRVHSEPDEFYARNASTDGSRVVFQRGGGLWLVDDLAGAEPQRIDIGLGGPRTARRPRPIPAAEHLGTVSPDAEGRSSLVEVRGTVHRVTHQDGPARVLADSPGVRNRLPQPLPDGASVWVTDAEGEDGLEFSDGRRVAVGALGRVEELVAAPDGAVLAVANRDGAVLLVTVADGSVRELDRSEAIEATGLAFSPDSAWLAWSHGADLNERLRQIRLARLSDGAITEVTPVRFNDRSPAFSADGRYLAFLSIREFDPVYDEHVFDLSFPLACRPYLTLLTADTLSPFDPLPQGRRPGRAKEDTPVDAAAAIRVDTDGIAARVVPFPVEAGRYEALRAVKGGFAWLHHPLTGTLGNAKATPATPAKRSSLEYFDLAAHRLETLADAVDRYTASGDGTRLALVDGKELRVVPADRKVDKDDADGEAVTVDLDRIRVTLDPSAEWRQMVAEAARLMRDNYWRVDLGGVDWEAVQQRYRPLVDRLGSHDDLVDLLWEVQGEMGSSHAYVQPKAARVADARRLGLLGADLVRDADGTWRIVRIVPGEISDPAARSPLAAPGLGIRAGDAVLAVNGRAVDPVAGPAPLLAGTAGKPVELTLGTAEGGEYAVVVVPLADEEPLRYHDWVAGRRARVRELSGGRLGYLHLPDQISSGWAQLHRDLHTEAALDGLVVDTRENRGGHTSQLVVEKLRRRVVKWHTIRGFRPHPRYPEDAPRGPLVAVADEWSGSDGDNINAAFQAYGLGPVVGVRTWGGVVGIDGHYKLVDGTGVTQPRFRTWFEGYDWDLENHGVDPDVEVVCTPEDWGAGRDPQLDEAVRTALRALEATPAVTPPGLPPL from the coding sequence GTGACCTTTGCTGAAGGCTATTTCCGGTACCCGCACATCCATCGCGACGCAGTCACCTTTGTGGCCGAGGACGACGTCTGGGTCGCGCCCCTCGGGGGCAGAGCCTGGCGGGTGAGTGCCGATCAGGTGCCCGTCGCGCGGCCGCGCTTCTCCCCGGACGGCTCGCTGCTCGCCTGGGCGTCGACCGCCGACGGCGCACCCGAGGTGCATGTCGCGCCGGTCGAGGGCGGTCCGGCCCGGCGGCTGACCTACTGGGGCAGCGCACAGACCTCGCTGCTCGGGTGGACTCCGGAGGGCGAACCGCTGGCGGTGAGCACCGTGGGGAGAATGTCCCGGGCCCATCCCTGGGCCTTCGCCGTGCCGCTGGACGGCGGCCCGGCCCGGCAGTTGCCGTACGGACGGCTCGGCGGGCTCGCGCTGGAGCCCGGCGGCTCGCGCGCGCTGCTGGCCACGGCGAACGGCGGCCGCGAGCCCGCCCACTGGAAGCGCTACCGCGGCGGCCGGGCCGGGAAGCTGTGGCTCGGCACGGACGGCGCGTTCGCGCGGGTCCACCAGGAGTTGGACGGGAACATCGACTCGCCGATGTGGGTCGGCGTCCGGATCGCGTTCCTGAGCGACCACGAGGGTGTCGGGCGGCTCTACTCCAGCCTCCCGGACGGCTCCGACCTGCGGGTCCACAGCGAGCCCGACGAGTTCTACGCCCGCAACGCGTCCACCGACGGCAGCCGGGTGGTCTTCCAGCGCGGCGGCGGACTGTGGCTGGTGGACGACCTCGCCGGGGCCGAACCGCAGCGGATCGACATCGGCCTGGGCGGCCCGCGCACCGCCCGCCGGCCCCGGCCGATCCCCGCGGCGGAACACCTCGGCACGGTGTCCCCCGACGCCGAGGGACGGTCCAGCCTGGTCGAGGTGCGCGGCACCGTCCACCGGGTCACCCACCAGGACGGGCCGGCGCGGGTGCTGGCGGACTCGCCGGGCGTGCGCAACCGGCTGCCGCAGCCGCTGCCTGACGGCGCGTCGGTCTGGGTCACCGACGCCGAGGGCGAGGACGGCCTGGAGTTCTCCGACGGCCGCAGGGTCGCCGTCGGCGCGCTCGGCCGGGTCGAGGAACTGGTCGCCGCGCCGGACGGCGCGGTCCTGGCCGTCGCCAACCGGGACGGCGCGGTGCTGCTGGTCACGGTCGCGGACGGCTCCGTACGGGAGTTGGACCGCAGTGAGGCCATCGAGGCGACCGGCCTGGCCTTCTCGCCCGACTCGGCCTGGCTGGCCTGGTCGCACGGCGCCGACCTCAACGAGCGGCTGCGCCAGATCCGGCTCGCCCGGCTCTCCGACGGCGCGATCACCGAGGTCACCCCGGTGCGCTTCAACGACCGGTCGCCCGCCTTCAGTGCCGACGGCAGGTATCTGGCCTTCCTGTCGATCCGCGAGTTCGACCCGGTCTACGACGAGCACGTCTTCGACCTCTCCTTCCCGCTGGCCTGCCGTCCGTACCTGACGCTGCTGACCGCCGACACGCTCTCGCCGTTCGACCCGCTGCCGCAGGGCCGCAGGCCCGGCAGGGCCAAGGAGGATACTCCGGTCGACGCTGCCGCCGCGATCCGCGTCGACACGGACGGGATCGCCGCCCGGGTCGTCCCGTTCCCGGTCGAGGCCGGCCGCTACGAGGCGCTGCGCGCGGTCAAGGGCGGCTTCGCCTGGCTGCACCACCCGCTGACCGGGACCCTGGGGAACGCCAAGGCCACCCCGGCCACCCCGGCGAAACGCAGCTCCCTGGAGTACTTCGACCTCGCCGCCCACCGCCTGGAGACCCTGGCGGACGCCGTGGACCGCTACACCGCCTCCGGCGACGGGACCAGGCTGGCCCTGGTCGACGGCAAGGAGCTGCGGGTGGTCCCGGCCGACCGGAAGGTGGACAAGGACGACGCCGACGGCGAGGCCGTCACCGTCGACCTGGACCGGATCAGGGTCACTCTCGACCCGTCGGCCGAGTGGCGGCAGATGGTGGCCGAGGCCGCCCGGCTGATGCGGGACAACTACTGGCGGGTGGACCTGGGCGGGGTGGACTGGGAGGCGGTGCAGCAGCGCTACCGTCCGCTGGTGGACCGGCTCGGCAGCCACGACGACCTGGTCGACCTGCTCTGGGAGGTCCAGGGCGAGATGGGCAGCTCCCACGCCTACGTACAGCCCAAGGCCGCACGGGTGGCGGACGCCCGACGGCTGGGGCTGCTGGGGGCCGACCTGGTCCGCGACGCGGACGGGACCTGGCGCATCGTCAGGATCGTGCCCGGCGAGATATCCGACCCGGCGGCGCGGTCGCCGCTGGCCGCGCCCGGGCTGGGGATCAGGGCCGGGGACGCCGTCCTCGCCGTCAACGGCCGCGCGGTCGACCCGGTGGCCGGTCCGGCCCCGCTGCTGGCCGGCACGGCGGGCAAGCCGGTCGAGCTCACCCTGGGCACCGCGGAGGGCGGCGAGTACGCCGTGGTCGTGGTCCCGCTGGCCGACGAGGAGCCGCTGCGCTACCACGACTGGGTGGCCGGCCGTCGGGCCCGGGTCCGCGAGCTGTCCGGCGGACGGCTCGGGTATCTGCACCTGCCCGACCAGATCAGTTCAGGCTGGGCCCAGCTGCACCGGGACCTGCACACCGAGGCGGCCCTGGACGGCCTGGTGGTGGACACCCGCGAGAACCGGGGCGGCCACACCTCGCAGCTGGTCGTCGAGAAGCTGCGCCGACGGGTCGTCAAATGGCACACGATCCGCGGGTTCAGGCCGCACCCCCGGTACCCGGAGGACGCCCCGCGGGGACCGCTGGTGGCGGTCGCGGACGAGTGGTCCGGGTCGGACGGCGACAACATCAACGCCGCGTTCCAGGCCTACGGCCTGGGTCCGGTGGTCGGCGTCAGGACCTGGGGCGGGGTGGTCGGCATCGACGGCCACTACAAGCTGGTCGACGGTACCGGGGTCACCCAGCCGCGGTTCCGCACCTGGTTCGAGGGCTACGACTGGGACCTGGAGAACCACGGGGTCGACCCGGACGTCGAGGTGGTCTGCACCCCCGAGGACTGGGGGGCGGGGCGCGACCCGCAGCTCGACGAGGCCGTCCGCACAGCCCTCCGGGCGCTCGAGGCGACACCTGCGGTCACCCCGCCGGGGTTGCCGCCGTTGTAA
- a CDS encoding (2Fe-2S)-binding protein encodes MYVCVCHAVTEQRVRAEIASGATTPRQVANGCKAGTDCGSCVRRIQSILGNEGARPCPTARLAALLGLPAPAAEEKAKAGAEAA; translated from the coding sequence ATGTACGTGTGCGTGTGCCATGCGGTCACCGAGCAGCGCGTCCGTGCGGAGATCGCCTCCGGGGCCACCACGCCCCGCCAGGTCGCCAACGGCTGCAAGGCCGGAACCGACTGCGGCTCCTGCGTCCGCCGGATACAGTCCATCCTCGGCAACGAGGGCGCCCGCCCCTGCCCGACCGCCCGCCTCGCCGCACTGCTGGGCCTCCCGGCGCCGGCAGCCGAGGAGAAGGCGAAGGCCGGCGCCGAGGCCGCCTGA
- a CDS encoding response regulator transcription factor: MVVDDHPMWREAVARDLGAAGCQVVATAGDGREAVRRAPAAAAHVVVLDLNLPDLPGVEVCRQLMAHDPAPRVLVLSASGEHADVLEAVKSGATGYLVKSASREELLDAVRRTAVGDPVFTPGLAGLVLGEYRRLAAEPVQAGSRTPAAPQLTDRETEVLRLVAKGLAYKQIADRLVLSPRTVQNHVQNTLGKLQLHNRVELVRYAIERGLDDEV, from the coding sequence ATGGTGGTGGACGACCACCCGATGTGGCGCGAGGCGGTGGCCCGGGACCTGGGCGCGGCCGGCTGCCAGGTGGTCGCCACGGCGGGGGACGGCCGCGAGGCGGTGCGCCGCGCGCCGGCCGCCGCCGCGCACGTGGTCGTCCTCGACCTGAACCTGCCGGACCTGCCGGGGGTCGAGGTCTGCCGTCAGCTGATGGCGCACGACCCGGCGCCCCGGGTGCTGGTGCTGTCCGCGAGCGGGGAGCACGCGGACGTGCTGGAGGCGGTGAAGTCCGGCGCCACCGGCTACCTGGTCAAGTCGGCCAGCCGGGAGGAGCTGCTGGACGCGGTCCGCCGCACCGCCGTCGGCGACCCGGTGTTCACCCCGGGGCTGGCCGGCCTGGTGCTGGGCGAGTACCGCCGGCTGGCGGCCGAGCCGGTGCAGGCCGGGTCCCGTACCCCGGCCGCCCCGCAGCTCACCGACCGGGAGACCGAGGTGCTGCGGCTGGTCGCCAAGGGGCTGGCCTACAAGCAGATAGCCGACCGGCTGGTGCTGTCGCCGCGCACCGTGCAGAACCACGTCCAGAACACCCTGGGCAAGCTCCAGCTGCACAACCGGGTGGAGCTGGTCCGCTACGCCATCGAGCGCGGCCTCGACGACGAGGTCTAG
- the bfr gene encoding bacterioferritin, with translation MQGDPEVIEFLNEQLTAELTAINQYFLHYKMQENFGWTKLAKYTRSESIDEMKHAEILTDRILFLDGLPNYQRLFHIRVGQTVGEMFTADRQVEVEAIDRLRRGIVVMRAKGDVTSANIFEHILKDEEHHIDYLDTQLELLEKLGEPLYIQSLIEQPDS, from the coding sequence ATGCAGGGCGACCCCGAGGTCATCGAGTTCCTCAATGAGCAGCTGACTGCGGAATTGACCGCGATCAATCAATACTTTCTGCATTACAAGATGCAGGAGAACTTCGGCTGGACCAAGCTCGCAAAGTACACCCGCTCCGAGTCCATCGACGAGATGAAGCACGCGGAGATCCTCACCGACCGGATCCTCTTCCTCGACGGACTGCCCAACTACCAGCGGCTGTTCCACATCCGGGTGGGCCAGACCGTCGGCGAGATGTTCACGGCCGACCGCCAGGTCGAGGTGGAGGCGATCGACCGGCTGCGGCGCGGCATCGTGGTGATGCGGGCCAAGGGCGACGTGACCTCGGCCAACATCTTCGAGCACATCCTCAAGGACGAGGAGCACCACATCGATTACCTGGACACCCAGCTCGAACTGCTGGAGAAACTGGGCGAGCCGCTCTACATCCAGTCGCTGATCGAGCAGCCGGACAGTTAG
- a CDS encoding anthranilate synthase family protein yields the protein MTNATDPVDAAALVARLVDAGEPFALLHRRAPRLAPDTVEVLFGEVGSYETLAQLPLPEGAPGVPVHDLLALVPYRQLRERGFEARDDGTPLQALKVRESFALPLAELRAALPQLPVRLDDGGFDLSDDAYAEIVRRVIEDEIGRGEGANFVIRRDFTGTLRDFSPALALTLFRRLLEQERGAYWTFLVHTGERVLVGASPEVHVRQAGGTVVMNPISGTYRYPAEGPGLESLLAFLHDPKELEELTMVVDEELKMMCAVGDLGGQVLGPRLKEMANLAHTEYELRGRTTLDVRQVLRETMFAATVTGSPLQNATRVISRYEPTGRGYYAGALALIGRTSGGGQTLDSPILIRTADIDPASGRLAVRVGATLVRHSDPYAEVAETHAKAAGVLGAIGAVPARAGAGTTAGAGRAPRLADNHRVQAALDARRSNLAPFWLRMQTAAPATDDPRHVLVIDCEDTFTSMLAHLLRSLGHRVTVRRYDLPGLAEAVAAHRGPLVLGPGPGDPADLTDQKMRRMQGVVGELMATGRPDGLLAVCLSHQLLCASLGLPLRRKAVPYQGAQERIDLFGTARTVGFYNTFTAVCDSGDVARLAARGIEVSRDAVTGDVFALRGPGFAGVQFHPESVLTLDGVGIVAGMLAELGERSVV from the coding sequence GTGACCAACGCCACTGATCCGGTCGATGCCGCTGCCCTGGTCGCCAGGCTCGTCGACGCCGGCGAACCCTTCGCCCTGCTGCACCGCCGCGCCCCACGGCTCGCCCCGGACACCGTCGAGGTGCTGTTCGGCGAGGTCGGCAGCTACGAGACGCTGGCGCAGCTGCCGCTGCCCGAGGGCGCTCCCGGCGTCCCGGTGCACGACCTGCTGGCCCTGGTCCCCTACCGGCAGCTGCGGGAACGCGGCTTCGAGGCCCGCGACGACGGCACCCCGCTGCAGGCCCTGAAGGTGCGCGAGTCGTTCGCCCTGCCGCTGGCCGAGCTGCGGGCGGCGCTGCCGCAGCTCCCGGTCCGGCTGGACGACGGCGGGTTCGACCTCTCGGACGACGCCTACGCGGAGATCGTCCGGCGGGTGATCGAGGACGAGATCGGCCGGGGCGAGGGGGCCAACTTCGTCATCCGGCGCGACTTCACCGGGACCCTGCGGGACTTCTCCCCGGCGCTGGCGCTGACCCTGTTCCGGCGGCTGCTGGAGCAGGAGCGCGGGGCGTACTGGACCTTCCTGGTGCACACCGGCGAGAGGGTGCTGGTGGGGGCCAGTCCCGAGGTCCATGTCCGGCAGGCCGGCGGGACGGTGGTGATGAACCCGATCTCCGGGACGTACCGCTACCCGGCCGAGGGCCCCGGCCTGGAGTCGCTGCTCGCGTTCCTGCACGACCCCAAGGAGCTGGAGGAGCTCACCATGGTCGTGGACGAGGAGCTCAAGATGATGTGCGCGGTCGGCGACCTGGGCGGCCAGGTGCTGGGCCCGCGCCTCAAGGAGATGGCCAACCTCGCCCACACCGAGTACGAGCTGCGCGGACGCACCACCCTGGACGTCCGCCAGGTGCTCCGGGAGACCATGTTCGCCGCCACCGTCACCGGCAGCCCGCTGCAGAACGCGACCCGGGTCATCTCCCGCTACGAGCCGACCGGGCGCGGCTACTACGCGGGCGCGCTGGCGCTGATCGGCCGCACCTCCGGCGGGGGCCAGACCCTGGACTCCCCCATCCTGATCCGCACCGCCGACATCGACCCGGCGAGCGGCAGGCTGGCGGTGCGGGTCGGCGCGACGCTGGTGCGGCACTCCGACCCCTACGCGGAGGTGGCCGAGACGCACGCCAAGGCGGCGGGGGTGCTCGGCGCGATCGGCGCGGTTCCGGCGCGGGCCGGGGCCGGGACGACGGCGGGGGCAGGGCGGGCGCCCCGGCTGGCCGACAACCACCGGGTGCAGGCCGCGCTGGACGCCAGGCGGAGCAACCTGGCGCCGTTCTGGCTGCGGATGCAGACCGCGGCCCCGGCCACCGACGACCCGCGGCACGTCCTGGTGATCGACTGCGAGGACACCTTCACCTCGATGCTGGCGCATCTGCTGCGCTCGCTGGGGCACCGGGTCACCGTCCGCCGCTATGACCTCCCCGGTCTGGCCGAGGCGGTCGCCGCGCACCGGGGCCCGCTGGTGCTGGGCCCCGGCCCGGGCGACCCGGCCGATCTGACGGACCAGAAGATGCGACGGATGCAGGGCGTGGTGGGCGAGCTGATGGCGACCGGGCGGCCGGACGGACTGCTCGCGGTCTGCTTGAGCCACCAGCTGCTGTGCGCGTCCCTGGGGCTTCCGCTACGACGGAAGGCCGTGCCGTACCAGGGCGCGCAGGAGCGGATCGACCTCTTCGGGACGGCACGGACGGTGGGCTTCTACAACACGTTCACGGCGGTGTGCGACTCGGGCGATGTCGCGCGGCTCGCGGCACGGGGGATCGAGGTGAGCCGTGACGCGGTGACGGGTGACGTCTTCGCGCTGCGGGGGCCGGGGTTCGCGGGGGTGCAGTTCCATCCGGAGTCGGTGCTGACTCTCGACGGAGTCGGGATCGTGGCCGGGATGCTGGCTGAGTTGGGTGAGCGGTCAGTGGTCTAG
- a CDS encoding GNAT family N-acetyltransferase produces MEHPAEVLVYDRVELRRKRLVDVDAQHRVVLESLEHLTPWMPWASGYSRDSLQEHLTETQAAWESGQAYDYMIVSEGEIVGSCSLMRRIGPGGLEIGYWIHPDRTGRGLVTMATAALVEAAFALPGTTHVEIHHDEANTASGAVPRRLGFTVVSREKDPTRGGAPAESGITVIHRLDRLDRMAR; encoded by the coding sequence ATGGAGCATCCTGCTGAGGTACTGGTGTACGACCGGGTCGAGCTGCGTCGCAAGCGCCTCGTCGACGTCGACGCGCAGCACCGGGTGGTGCTGGAGTCGCTGGAGCACCTGACCCCCTGGATGCCCTGGGCCTCCGGCTACTCCCGGGACTCCCTGCAGGAGCATCTGACCGAGACTCAGGCTGCCTGGGAGTCGGGTCAGGCGTACGACTACATGATCGTCAGCGAGGGGGAGATCGTCGGCTCCTGCAGTCTGATGCGGCGGATCGGCCCGGGCGGTCTGGAGATCGGCTACTGGATCCACCCGGACCGCACCGGTCGGGGCCTGGTGACCATGGCCACGGCCGCCCTCGTCGAGGCGGCCTTCGCCCTCCCCGGCACCACCCACGTCGAGATCCACCACGACGAGGCCAACACTGCCAGCGGCGCAGTCCCCCGCCGGCTCGGCTTCACCGTCGTCTCCCGCGAGAAGGACCCCACCCGCGGCGGCGCCCCCGCCGAATCCGGCATCACCGTCATCCACCGCCTGGACCGCCTGGACCGCATGGCGCGGTAG